From a single Mycolicibacterium mengxianglii genomic region:
- a CDS encoding ATP-binding protein, translating into MSSHHPVFTPSAAGPAELEAQTVGRTHLIETLVSRIKSAARDGSRPHTLLIAPRGGGKTHTMQVTLHRVLADRETAERLLLVAIPEDSLAIGSYADLLVEIARALDPDLAETARTLRLLRDPVGIEAAVMAFAAGRMVLLAVENLDRIFDGIGPAGQGSLRAWVETSTALLVFATAPRRFPGVSSREYPWYGSFSVEPLPGLNLEDAATLLRRAAQRRSDESLAAYVDTAQGRDRLSAIHHLAGGSPRIWQLLSENVDAHALAELTPAVQTLLDRLAPYYQHQLWQLPAGEQRLIVELARGWTPRTVSDLAAAVGVSNQSASAALGRLATEHWVTSSKATDGDRRTSWYDLTEPLLRYHVRYRDNGALTENDIRAATPAESRP; encoded by the coding sequence GTGAGCAGCCACCATCCGGTGTTCACACCGTCGGCCGCCGGCCCCGCCGAACTCGAGGCGCAGACGGTGGGACGCACCCACCTCATCGAGACCCTGGTGAGCCGGATCAAGTCGGCCGCCCGCGATGGGTCGCGACCGCACACGCTGCTGATCGCTCCGCGTGGCGGGGGCAAGACCCACACCATGCAGGTCACCCTCCACCGGGTGCTGGCCGACCGGGAAACCGCGGAACGCCTTCTGCTGGTGGCCATTCCCGAGGACTCGTTGGCAATCGGTTCCTACGCGGACCTGCTGGTCGAGATCGCCCGCGCCCTGGACCCCGACCTCGCGGAGACGGCCAGGACCCTGCGCCTCCTGCGCGATCCGGTGGGCATCGAAGCTGCCGTGATGGCATTCGCGGCCGGCCGGATGGTCCTGCTCGCCGTGGAGAACCTCGATCGGATCTTCGACGGCATCGGGCCTGCCGGACAGGGCAGTCTGCGCGCATGGGTCGAAACCTCCACGGCACTCTTGGTTTTCGCCACGGCACCGCGCCGATTCCCGGGGGTATCCTCGCGCGAGTACCCGTGGTACGGGTCGTTCAGTGTGGAACCGCTGCCCGGGCTGAACCTCGAGGATGCCGCGACCCTGCTGCGACGCGCGGCGCAACGCCGGTCCGACGAATCGCTGGCGGCCTATGTCGATACCGCCCAGGGCCGTGACCGCCTCTCGGCCATCCATCACCTCGCCGGCGGCTCCCCCAGGATCTGGCAGCTGTTGTCGGAGAACGTCGATGCGCACGCCCTGGCGGAACTGACCCCGGCAGTGCAGACGCTGCTCGACCGACTGGCGCCGTACTACCAACACCAACTGTGGCAACTGCCCGCCGGCGAGCAGCGTCTGATCGTCGAACTCGCCCGCGGCTGGACCCCACGTACCGTCTCCGATCTGGCTGCCGCCGTGGGGGTTTCCAACCAGTCGGCGTCGGCGGCATTGGGCCGGCTCGCTACCGAGCACTGGGTCACGTCCTCGAAAGCCACCGACGGCGATCGACGGACGTCCTGGTACGACCTCACCGAACCCCTGCTGCGCTATCACGTGCGCTACCGCGACAACGGGGCCCTCACCGAGAACGACATCAGGGCCGCGACCCCAGCGGAGTCACGGCCCTGA